From a region of the Janthinobacterium sp. 61 genome:
- the cyoA gene encoding ubiquinol oxidase subunit II produces MFSLKVRRGLLLLPLALLAGCNTVVLNASGDIAVQQGNLIVISTLLMLLIIVPVIALTLLFAWRYRKNNTAAKYEPDWDHSTRLELIIWGAPLLIIIVLGLLTWISTHTLDPYRPLSRIDANRPIPASHKPMIVEVVALDWKWLFIYPEQGIASVNELYAPVDRPIRFKITASSVMNSFFIPALAGQIYAMPGMETQLNAVINKPGVYKGFSANYSGAGFSGMRFKFHGVNDADFDKWVESARAGGGALNRDDYLSLAQPSERDPVRRYSAVPNDLYKAILNRTIVSDALCVTPVEPYKLTMAKSPVAAVTAVVASDAIVEKGVQAK; encoded by the coding sequence ATGTTTTCATTAAAAGTTCGTCGCGGACTGCTTCTTTTACCTCTCGCATTGTTGGCTGGTTGCAATACGGTGGTACTGAATGCGTCTGGTGACATCGCAGTTCAGCAAGGCAATCTGATTGTCATCTCGACATTGCTGATGCTGTTGATTATCGTTCCGGTAATCGCCCTGACCCTGCTCTTTGCATGGCGCTATAGAAAAAACAATACCGCGGCCAAATACGAGCCGGACTGGGACCACTCGACTCGCCTCGAGCTGATTATCTGGGGTGCGCCCCTGTTGATCATCATCGTGCTGGGCCTGCTGACCTGGATCAGCACCCACACCCTCGATCCATATCGCCCATTGAGCCGTATCGACGCCAACCGCCCCATTCCTGCCAGCCACAAGCCGATGATCGTCGAAGTCGTGGCCCTGGACTGGAAATGGCTGTTCATCTACCCGGAGCAAGGCATCGCTTCCGTGAATGAACTGTACGCGCCCGTCGATCGTCCGATCCGCTTCAAGATCACCGCCTCGTCCGTCATGAACTCGTTCTTCATCCCCGCACTGGCAGGTCAGATCTACGCCATGCCGGGCATGGAAACGCAGTTGAATGCCGTCATCAACAAGCCTGGTGTATACAAGGGCTTCTCCGCGAACTACAGCGGTGCCGGTTTCTCGGGCATGCGCTTCAAGTTCCACGGTGTCAATGATGCGGACTTCGACAAATGGGTGGAATCTGCACGTGCCGGTGGTGGCGCGCTGAACCGCGACGATTACCTGTCGCTGGCCCAGCCTAGCGAACGCGATCCGGTGCGCCGCTACAGCGCCGTACCTAACGATCTGTACAAGGCAATCCTGAACCGCACCATCGTTTCCGACGCCCTGTGCGTGACGCCGGTCGAGCCATACAAATTGACGATGGCAAAGAGCCCGGTAGCGGCCGTAACGGCAGTAGTCGCTAGCGATGCAATAGTTGAAAAGGGCGTTCAAGCCAAGTAA
- a CDS encoding MFS transporter, which produces MSSTRTHGGDVPADFSPHSLRDARGDGTVESHIDPGEIAVGVIIGRASEYFDFFVYAIASVLVFPRVFFPFEERLEGTLYAFLIFSFAFIARPFGTVIFMEIQRRMGRSAKLTIALFLLGVSTAGIAFLPTYSHLGFAAIIWLSVLRIGQGVALGGSWDGLPSLLALNAPENKRGWYAMLGQLGAPFGFLIAAGLFCFMLVNLTDEEFLDWGWRYPFYVAFAINVVALFARLRLVSTNEYARLLDERELQPVSVFEMSRGQGRNVLIGALAALASYALFHLVTVFPLSWISVYQTRSASDFLQVQMLGAVLAAIGVVISGLLADKVGRRTTLGVLAVLIAIFSAFVPTLMGGGNTGQDVFILVGFSLLGLSYGQASGAVTANFPARFRYTGAALTSDLAWLVGAGFAPLVALGLSANFGLAYVSFYLLSGAVASLAALSLNRALEIRD; this is translated from the coding sequence ATGTCCAGCACACGCACACACGGCGGGGATGTACCCGCCGACTTTTCCCCCCATTCCCTGCGCGACGCACGCGGGGACGGCACGGTCGAATCGCATATCGACCCCGGTGAGATTGCCGTCGGCGTGATCATCGGCCGCGCTTCCGAATACTTTGACTTCTTTGTCTACGCCATCGCTTCGGTGCTGGTGTTTCCGCGCGTCTTCTTCCCTTTTGAAGAGCGCCTGGAGGGCACATTATATGCCTTCCTGATCTTCTCGTTTGCCTTCATCGCCCGTCCGTTCGGCACCGTGATCTTCATGGAAATCCAGCGCCGCATGGGGCGCAGCGCCAAGCTGACGATCGCCCTCTTCCTGCTGGGTGTGTCGACGGCCGGCATCGCCTTCCTGCCGACCTACTCGCACCTGGGCTTTGCCGCCATCATCTGGCTGTCCGTGCTGCGCATCGGCCAGGGCGTGGCGCTGGGCGGTTCGTGGGACGGCTTGCCATCGCTGCTGGCCCTGAACGCGCCGGAAAACAAGCGCGGCTGGTACGCCATGCTGGGCCAGCTGGGCGCGCCCTTCGGCTTCCTGATCGCCGCCGGCCTGTTCTGCTTCATGCTGGTCAACCTGACGGACGAAGAGTTCCTCGACTGGGGCTGGCGCTATCCTTTCTATGTCGCCTTTGCCATCAACGTGGTCGCCCTGTTTGCCCGCCTGCGCCTGGTATCGACGAATGAATATGCGCGCCTGCTCGACGAACGCGAACTGCAGCCCGTAAGCGTATTTGAAATGAGCCGCGGCCAGGGCCGCAACGTGCTGATCGGCGCCTTGGCCGCGCTGGCCAGCTACGCCCTGTTCCACCTGGTTACCGTGTTCCCGCTGTCATGGATTTCCGTCTACCAGACGCGTTCCGCTTCGGACTTCCTGCAAGTGCAGATGCTGGGCGCCGTGCTGGCTGCCATCGGCGTGGTGATTTCCGGCTTGCTGGCCGATAAAGTGGGCCGCCGCACCACCCTGGGCGTGCTGGCCGTGCTGATCGCCATCTTCAGCGCCTTCGTGCCGACCCTGATGGGCGGCGGCAATACGGGCCAGGACGTGTTCATCCTTGTCGGCTTTAGCCTGCTGGGCCTGTCTTACGGCCAGGCATCGGGTGCCGTGACGGCCAACTTCCCTGCCCGCTTCCGCTACACGGGCGCGGCCCTGACGTCCGACCTGGCCTGGCTGGTGGGCGCCGGCTTCGCCCCGCTGGTGGCGCTGGGCCTGTCGGCCAACTTCGGCCTCGCCTATGTCAGCTTCTACCTGCTGTCGGGCGCCGTTGCCTCGCTGGCAGCCCTGAGCCTGAACCGGGCACTGGAAATCCGCGACTGA
- a CDS encoding response regulator, with protein sequence MNTKTPIDSFSFRRILARNVTLPLVIGVVTALVFVGLIAYLLSALRSVEHSERVIGNANEVMKLSVDLETGMRGYLLTGDETFLAPYKSGKAKIAVEMTTLLDLVSDSPIQVDRLRRIRALQGQWMEYAEGVIAQRRSNQEFLARVRQGEGKLEFDEIRREFLTFLSMEQRLRQERADTAESRTMLAVVVFLILSLGMSGLLAYLGRRELLRLSDIYNDALEQRGKDNDVLQEQAWLRTGQTELAAHTSGQLGLPQLGRHVLDFLAHRLEVAVATLYVVDDDGSLRRTAVYGFNEQGVKDKQVFKLGEGLVGETAREKKLKHVKQVPDNYLTVTSSLGRGAPLELILAPVNNEGVVNGVIELGFTHPVSTRAKEWLNLIAANVGTSLEAALYRQRLQNVLEETQQLNEELEVQQEELRTANEELGEQSRVLEQSQAHLEEQKAALEQSNEQLAVQALSLDQKNIAIGQAHAQLEARAEELQRASRYKSEFLANMSHELRTPLNSSLILSKLLSDNASGNLTPEQVTFAQTIYSAGNDLLTLINDILDISKVEAGKLELTPEAVPFDELLSGMKMLFGAQAQQKKLVFNVSVAPDTPPSLVSDRQRLEQILKNLLSNAIKFTDTGTVSLHVSADAAGQVRFQVQDTGIGIASDQQHKIFDAFHQADGTTSRRYGGTGLGLSISRDLAALLGGSIELASTPAQGSTFTLVLPAVMPERAVEVETAAVPNSAPQAPAKISVAAPKAAPAAKPVPLPTFQDDRNSAPPGKTGQRSVLVIEDEPSFAGILFDLAHEMQYRCLVAHGADEGLRLAEEFLPDAILLDMGLPDRPGLLVLQQLKENPLTRHIPVHIVSGNDQIQEAMQLGAIGYATKPRTREQLKEVFRKLESKFTQKMKRILLVEDDERQRESVVHLISDDDVEITAVALGEQALELLKTQIFDCMIIDLKLPDIQGNELLERMEHEELCSFPPVIVYTGRNLSREEEADLMKYSRSIIIKGARSPERLLDEVTLFLHKVESELSSERQGMLQQVRSRERVFEGRKILLVDDDVRNIFALTNALEQKGVAVEIGRNGFEAISKLNSVDDIDLVLMDVMMPGMDGLEATRLIRADGRYNKLPIIAITAKAMKNDQEECLQAGASDYLAKPIDLDRLYSLLRVWMPKMERI encoded by the coding sequence ATGAATACCAAGACCCCGATCGATTCCTTCAGCTTTCGCCGCATCCTCGCCCGCAACGTGACCTTGCCGCTGGTCATCGGGGTCGTCACGGCTCTCGTGTTTGTCGGCCTGATCGCCTACCTGCTTTCGGCCCTGCGCTCGGTCGAGCATTCCGAACGGGTGATCGGCAATGCGAATGAGGTGATGAAGTTGTCGGTCGACCTGGAAACGGGCATGCGCGGCTACCTGTTGACAGGCGACGAAACGTTTTTGGCGCCGTATAAATCGGGCAAGGCCAAGATTGCCGTGGAAATGACTACCCTGCTCGACCTCGTGTCCGACAGCCCCATCCAGGTGGACCGCTTGCGCCGCATCCGCGCCCTGCAGGGCCAGTGGATGGAGTATGCCGAAGGCGTGATCGCCCAGCGCCGCAGCAACCAGGAATTCCTCGCGCGCGTGCGCCAGGGCGAAGGCAAGCTGGAATTTGATGAAATCCGCCGCGAATTTCTTACCTTCCTGTCCATGGAACAGCGGCTGCGCCAGGAGCGGGCCGACACGGCCGAGAGCCGCACCATGCTGGCCGTGGTGGTGTTCCTGATCCTCAGTCTGGGCATGTCCGGCCTGCTCGCCTACCTTGGCCGGCGCGAACTGCTGCGCCTGTCCGATATTTACAACGATGCGCTCGAGCAGCGCGGCAAGGATAACGACGTGCTGCAGGAGCAAGCCTGGCTGCGCACGGGGCAGACAGAGCTGGCGGCCCATACCAGCGGCCAGCTGGGCTTGCCGCAACTGGGACGGCACGTGCTCGATTTCCTCGCCCACCGGCTGGAAGTGGCCGTCGCCACCCTGTACGTCGTCGACGACGATGGCAGCCTGCGCCGCACGGCCGTGTACGGCTTCAACGAACAGGGCGTGAAGGACAAGCAAGTCTTCAAACTGGGCGAAGGCCTGGTGGGCGAAACGGCACGCGAGAAAAAGCTCAAGCATGTGAAGCAGGTACCTGACAACTATCTGACCGTGACGTCGAGCCTGGGCCGCGGTGCGCCGCTGGAACTGATACTGGCGCCGGTCAACAATGAAGGCGTCGTCAACGGGGTCATCGAACTGGGCTTTACGCATCCCGTCAGCACCCGCGCCAAGGAATGGCTGAACTTGATTGCGGCAAATGTCGGCACCTCGCTGGAAGCGGCCCTGTACCGCCAGCGCCTGCAAAACGTGCTGGAAGAAACCCAGCAACTGAATGAAGAGCTGGAAGTGCAGCAGGAAGAATTGCGCACGGCCAATGAAGAGCTGGGCGAGCAATCGCGCGTGCTGGAACAGTCGCAAGCTCACCTGGAAGAGCAAAAAGCGGCGCTGGAGCAGTCGAACGAGCAGCTGGCCGTGCAGGCGCTGTCGCTGGACCAGAAAAACATCGCAATCGGCCAGGCGCACGCGCAGCTGGAAGCCCGCGCGGAAGAGCTGCAGCGGGCCAGCCGCTACAAATCCGAATTCCTGGCGAATATGTCGCACGAGCTGCGCACGCCGTTAAACAGCTCGCTCATCCTGTCCAAGTTGCTGTCGGACAATGCCAGCGGCAATTTGACGCCGGAGCAAGTGACGTTTGCGCAAACCATTTATTCGGCCGGCAACGATTTGTTGACCCTCATCAACGATATCCTCGACATTTCCAAGGTCGAGGCAGGCAAGCTGGAATTGACGCCGGAAGCCGTGCCCTTTGACGAACTGCTCAGCGGCATGAAGATGCTGTTCGGCGCCCAGGCGCAGCAAAAGAAACTGGTTTTCAACGTCAGCGTGGCGCCGGACACGCCGCCGTCGCTGGTAAGCGACCGCCAGCGCCTGGAACAAATCCTGAAAAACCTGCTGTCGAACGCCATCAAGTTTACCGATACGGGCACGGTGTCCCTGCACGTGAGCGCCGATGCGGCTGGACAGGTGCGCTTCCAGGTGCAGGATACCGGCATCGGCATTGCTAGCGACCAGCAGCACAAGATTTTCGACGCCTTCCACCAGGCCGATGGCACCACCAGCCGCCGCTATGGCGGCACGGGCCTGGGCCTGTCCATTTCGCGCGACCTGGCAGCCTTGCTGGGCGGCAGCATCGAGCTGGCCAGCACGCCAGCCCAGGGCAGCACGTTTACATTGGTGCTGCCGGCAGTCATGCCGGAACGCGCCGTGGAAGTGGAAACAGCAGCAGTGCCCAACTCCGCGCCGCAAGCGCCCGCAAAAATCTCCGTCGCCGCGCCCAAGGCGGCTCCCGCCGCCAAGCCCGTGCCGCTGCCTACCTTCCAGGACGATCGCAATAGCGCCCCCCCTGGCAAGACGGGCCAGCGTTCCGTGCTGGTGATCGAGGATGAGCCCTCGTTTGCCGGCATCCTGTTCGACCTCGCGCATGAAATGCAATACCGCTGCCTGGTGGCGCACGGCGCCGACGAAGGCTTGCGTCTGGCGGAAGAGTTCCTGCCCGACGCCATCCTGCTCGACATGGGCTTGCCGGACCGCCCCGGCTTGCTGGTCTTGCAGCAACTCAAGGAAAATCCGTTGACGCGCCACATTCCCGTGCACATCGTGTCCGGCAATGACCAGATCCAGGAAGCCATGCAGCTGGGCGCCATCGGCTACGCCACCAAGCCGCGCACGCGCGAGCAGTTGAAGGAAGTGTTCCGCAAGCTCGAATCCAAATTCACGCAAAAGATGAAGCGCATCCTGCTGGTCGAGGATGACGAACGCCAGCGCGAAAGCGTGGTCCACCTGATCAGCGACGACGACGTGGAAATCACGGCCGTGGCCCTGGGCGAGCAGGCACTGGAATTACTGAAGACGCAGATTTTCGACTGCATGATCATCGACTTGAAGCTGCCCGACATCCAGGGCAACGAATTGCTCGAACGCATGGAACATGAAGAACTGTGCTCGTTCCCGCCCGTCATCGTCTACACGGGCCGCAACCTGAGCCGCGAAGAAGAAGCGGACCTGATGAAATATTCGCGCTCCATCATCATCAAGGGCGCCCGCTCGCCGGAGCGCCTGCTCGACGAAGTGACCTTGTTCCTGCACAAGGTGGAATCGGAACTGTCGAGCGAGCGCCAGGGCATGCTGCAGCAGGTGCGCAGCCGTGAGCGCGTCTTTGAAGGGCGCAAGATCTTGCTCGTGGATGACGATGTGCGCAACATCTTTGCCCTGACGAACGCGCTGGAACAAAAAGGCGTGGCGGTGGAAATCGGCCGCAACGGCTTCGAAGCCATCAGCAAGCTCAACAGCGTGGATGATATCGATCTGGTGTTGATGGATGTCATGATGCCGGGCATGGATGGCCTGGAGGCGACGCGGCTGATCCGCGCCGACGGCCGCTACAACAAGCTGCCCATCATCGCCATTACCGCCAAGGCCATGAAGAATGACCAGGAAGAATGTCTGCAGGCGGGCGCGTCCGACTACCTGGCCAAGCCGATCGACCTGGACCGCTTGTATTCTCTGCTGCGCGTGTGGATGCCGAAGATGGAACGCATCTGA